In the genome of Desulfotomaculum sp., the window TATTCCTCGATAAATCTCTTTCTTGCATCCTGGACATAAACTTTGCTGGCGCCGCTCTTAACCGCCTTTTCCTCGATCCGGTCAAGCTCGTCGCCTTGCCCCAGGTCGGCAACCATGGCGATTACCTGACAATTATAATTTTCTTTAAGCCATGGAATAATTATAGAAGTATCGAGACCACCGGAGTACGCTAAGACAACTTTTTTCACATGCATTCCTCCCCTTTATTCATTATATATTATTTAGACTGGCCGATCATTTCTAAAAAGGCGTCGATTCTCGTCCGTGTCCGCGCATCCAAATGATTGGGCTTGTCCCCTTCCAGGGTAAGCACCGGAATATTTATTTTTTTTCTGATGATCATGTCTTCTATCTGTCTGAAACAAAAACCCTGGGCATAATGGATAAGGCCGTCTAATTTACGTTTTTCGATCTGCTGCAGAATGTCCTGCAAACGAAAAAAAATACCGTACGGGTAAGTATATAAACGATATTGTTCAACCAAATCTTGTGTTTCAAACGGCATCGTAAACTGACGCTGTGTTTCGTTAAAAACAACTCGGGCGCCCTTTTCCTCCACGTAGCTGTACAAATCATCCATTATCGGCGGCACACCGGCATAACCCAGCCTGATTCCGGGCTTTTGCAGAACTGCCCCCTCCAAATCCGCTAAAAAATTATCCAGTTCCTTTTCGAATGTTTCAGGATCGCTTTTAAAATCGCTGCAGCTGACCTGATAATAATGGTTGCTCCAGCCGCTGATCAAATTTTCGGTAAATGAAAGTTGATCGATTCTCCATACCTTACGCCTGATTTTATTGAGCTTTTCGCGAACCGGATTAACCTGCTGATCATTTACTCCAAAAAAGGACATCAGTTTCTCTATCTGCAGTTTTAAAAGATCCCTGTCACGGTCAAAAGGATATGCAAAAGGGACAACTTTTACACCTTCCAATTGGAGTGTTTCCATAAGGGCATGTGTGTTGCTGCA includes:
- a CDS encoding 2-hydroxyglutaryl-CoA dehydratase gives rise to the protein MNRGKIGITTTIPVEIVYAAGYVPVDLNNLFINDPDALALVEQAEIAGYPRNTCAWIKGLYSIALKHKDIRTVIAVTQGDCSNTHALMETLQLEGVKVVPFAYPFDRDRDLLKLQIEKLMSFFGVNDQQVNPVREKLNKIRRKVWRIDQLSFTENLISGWSNHYYQVSCSDFKSDPETFEKELDNFLADLEGAVLQKPGIRLGYAGVPPIMDDLYSYVEEKGARVVFNETQRQFTMPFETQDLVEQYRLYTYPYGIFFRLQDILQQIEKRKLDGLIHYAQGFCFRQIEDMIIRKKINIPVLTLEGDKPNHLDARTRTRIDAFLEMIGQSK